The Gemmatimonadota bacterium genome has a window encoding:
- a CDS encoding Gfo/Idh/MocA family oxidoreductase: MRIQSGQLIGFLPSTRSIQRPISGVKLILSGWILIRQNGQNEGDMMDSVRVGVIGCGGRGRGHIRTLDGFEDVHLAAVCDPVVDIRESVCEDYGIEGQYGDVSALLEGEALDAVFVAPPAHLNATLALPCLEAGVNTFLEKPPGLSLKETEALKAASDETGAKAMVGWNRRFHPIIVEARDLVLDRGPVTQLVGEFHKSITELGNSGKFAEVLMDCMLFETPIHAIDTIRFLADADVSEVHSVVQRSMSGYRDVHAALVAFENGVVAQLIHNYTTNARLERYEIHGHEISAYMEGVSRGEVFCDGEKRELSGDGSGTDEQNRFFIDCVKEDRPVALPAANLDEAIKTMELAEAIMAGTR, from the coding sequence ATGAGGATACAAAGCGGGCAATTGATCGGGTTTTTGCCAAGTACGAGATCGATACAGCGCCCAATAAGTGGGGTGAAATTGATTCTAAGTGGATGGATATTGATCCGGCAGAATGGACAGAATGAGGGGGATATGATGGATAGCGTGCGCGTTGGCGTGATTGGATGTGGTGGCAGGGGCAGGGGACATATTCGAACTTTGGATGGTTTTGAAGATGTGCATCTCGCAGCGGTTTGCGATCCGGTTGTGGATATCCGCGAGTCCGTGTGTGAAGATTACGGGATTGAAGGGCAATACGGCGATGTTTCCGCGTTGCTTGAAGGCGAAGCTCTGGATGCGGTTTTTGTCGCGCCGCCTGCCCACTTAAATGCCACGCTTGCACTGCCGTGTCTGGAGGCTGGCGTCAATACCTTTTTGGAGAAACCACCCGGTTTGAGCCTGAAAGAAACCGAAGCGTTAAAAGCTGCATCGGACGAAACGGGCGCGAAAGCCATGGTGGGGTGGAATCGTCGTTTTCATCCGATTATTGTCGAGGCGCGAGATCTGGTGCTGGATCGCGGTCCTGTGACGCAATTGGTGGGGGAGTTCCACAAGAGTATCACAGAGCTGGGAAATTCGGGCAAATTTGCCGAGGTGCTGATGGATTGTATGCTTTTTGAGACGCCGATTCACGCGATTGATACGATCCGCTTTTTGGCAGATGCCGATGTTTCTGAGGTCCACAGTGTGGTGCAGCGGTCCATGTCCGGTTATCGGGATGTACACGCGGCGCTCGTCGCCTTTGAAAATGGCGTTGTCGCGCAGCTTATTCACAATTATACGACCAATGCCAGGCTGGAGCGTTATGAGATTCACGGACACGAGATTTCGGCTTATATGGAGGGCGTGTCGCGCGGAGAGGTTTTTTGCGATGGCGAGAAAAGAGAGTTGAGCGGGGATGGATCGGGAACAGATGAACAGAACCGATTTTTTATCGATTGTGTGAAAGAAGACCGCCCGGTCGCGCTTCCCGCGGCAAATTTGGATGAGGCGATTAAGACGATGGAATTGGCCGAGGCGATTATGGCCGGGACGCGATAA